A region of the Azospirillum sp. B510 genome:
CGCGATGCCGGCTATCCTGATCGCCAGGGTCGCCGAGCATGATCGGAAGGCCGCGGCTTGGCTCGATGCGGCGCTGGCCGATCCGCCCCTGCCCGGCACGCCGGACTTCATGCGGCTGTTCGCCATCGCCGGCCGCAAGCTGGGCGGCACGGCGTCACCGGGCTGGCCGCCCGCGCGGACCGCCCGCGCGGCCCTGCTGGCCGCCGCCGTCCATGCCGCCGGAGCGGAGGCACCGGCCCGGCTCGCGACCGCCTTCCGCCGCTCGGACACTACGGAGCGGGCGGCGATCCTCCAGTCGCTGATGCTGCTGCCCGATCCCGCCCGCTTCGCCGATCTGGCCGCCGACGCCTGCCGCTCCAGCGTGCAGCCGGTGTTCGAGGCCATCGCCTGCGACAACCGCTTTCCCGCCGTCCATTTCGCCGAACCGGTCTTCAATCAGATGGTGCTGAAGGCGGTGTTCACCGGCGCGCCGCTGGCCCGCGTCGCCGGTCTGGCGGAACGGATGACCAACGGACTCCGCCGCATGGCCGCCGATTTCCGCGACGAACGCCGCGCCGCCGGCCGGCCGGTGCCGGCCGACCTCGACCTCCTCCTCGACCTGGGAAGCCGACACGATGAAGCTCTTTGACCCGCACATCCACATGACGTCGCGCACCACCGACGATTATGCCGCAATGCGCCGGGCCGGCATCGTCGCGGTGACCGAGCCGGCCTTCTGGCTGGGCCAGCCACGCACCCATGCCGGCAGTTTCGAGGATTACTTCCTGTCGCTGATCGGCTGGGAGCGCTTCCGCGCCAGCCAGTTCGGCATCCGCCATTACTGCACGCTGGGCCTGAATCCGAAGGAGGCCAACACACCCGAGATCGTCGAGGATGTACTGGAGCTGGTGGACCTCTATCTGGAGAAGGAAGGCGTCGTCGCGGTCGGCGAGATCGGCTATGACGACATGAGCCCGGCGGAGGACGACATCCTCGCCCGGCAGGTCGAGATGGCGAAGCGCCACGCCCTGCCGGTGATGATCCACACCCCCCACCGCGACAAGAAGGCCGGCACCCGGCGCACGCTCGACCTGCTGCGCGAGGCGGGGATGCCACCGCATCTCGTGCTGATCGACCACAACAACGAACAGACGCTGGAGATGGTGCTGGAAAGCGGCTGCTGGGCCGGCCACACCATCTATCCCGGCAGCAAGATGGACGAGCCGCGCATGGTCGGCCTGGTCCAGGCCTTCGGACCGGAGCGGATCATGGTCAACAGCTCGGCCGACTGGGGGATCAGCGATCCGCTGAAGGTGCCGAAGACGGCGCGGGCCATGCGCGGCGCCGGCATCGCCGACGCGGCCGTCGAGACCATCGTCTGGCGCAACCCCATCGCCTTCTACGCCCAGAGCGGACGGCTCGATCCGGCCGAACTGGAAATCCCGCTGCCGGTCGACCAACGCCTGCTGTTCGAAGGAAACACGGTGCTGCGCGGCCAAGTCCCCACGGTTGACGCCCCGACAGTGGACTCGCCGCTGACCGCCGAAGCGGACGTCTGACGGCGATGAGGCGCACGCTGGTCCTGAACATCGTCGGGCTGACCGCCGACCTCCTGCCCCACGCCCCGGCGATCTCCCGTCTGGCGGCGCGCGGCATGCGCCCGTTGCTGCCGGTGCTGCCGGCGGTCACCTGTTCGGTGCAGGCCAGCATGCTGACCGGGCTTCCCCCCGGCGGCCATGGCTGCGTCGCCAACGGCTGGTATGACCGCGATCTGTCGGAGATCCTGTTCTGGAAGCAGAGCAACCGGCTGGTCAGCGGCGAGACCTTGTGGGAGGAGGCGCGGCGGCGCGACCCGGCCTTCGTCGGGGCCAAGCTGTTCTGGTGGTACAATATGTATTCCGGCGCCGACATCAGCGTCACGCCGCGCCCGATCTATGCCGCCGACGGCCGCAAGCTGCCGGACATCCACACCCACCCCGCCCCCCTGCGCGGCGAGCTGGCCCAGGCGCTGGGTCCGTTCCCGCTGTTCCGCTTCTGGGGGCCGGGGGCCGACATCGTGTCGAGCCGCTGGATCGCCGATTGCGCGGCGGAGGTGGAGCGGCGATACCGCCCCAGCCTGTCGCTGGTCTATCTGCCCCATCTCGATTACGACCTGCAACGGCTGGGTCCCGACGACCCGCGCATCCCCGCCCAGGTGGCCGCCGTCGACGCCCTCGCCGCCCCGCTCATCGAGACGGCGGAGCGCGAGGGAACACGGGTCGTCGTGCTGTCGGAATATGGCATCACCGGCGTCAGCGGCCCGGTCGCCATCAACCGCGCCCTGCGCTGGGCCGGGCTGATCGCGGTGCGCGAGGAACAGGGTGGCGAGCTGCTCGACCCCGGCGCGTCGGAGGCCTTCGCCGTCGCCGACCATCAGCTTGCCCATGTCTATGTC
Encoded here:
- a CDS encoding TatD family hydrolase gives rise to the protein MKLFDPHIHMTSRTTDDYAAMRRAGIVAVTEPAFWLGQPRTHAGSFEDYFLSLIGWERFRASQFGIRHYCTLGLNPKEANTPEIVEDVLELVDLYLEKEGVVAVGEIGYDDMSPAEDDILARQVEMAKRHALPVMIHTPHRDKKAGTRRTLDLLREAGMPPHLVLIDHNNEQTLEMVLESGCWAGHTIYPGSKMDEPRMVGLVQAFGPERIMVNSSADWGISDPLKVPKTARAMRGAGIADAAVETIVWRNPIAFYAQSGRLDPAELEIPLPVDQRLLFEGNTVLRGQVPTVDAPTVDSPLTAEADV
- a CDS encoding alkaline phosphatase family protein, with amino-acid sequence MRRTLVLNIVGLTADLLPHAPAISRLAARGMRPLLPVLPAVTCSVQASMLTGLPPGGHGCVANGWYDRDLSEILFWKQSNRLVSGETLWEEARRRDPAFVGAKLFWWYNMYSGADISVTPRPIYAADGRKLPDIHTHPAPLRGELAQALGPFPLFRFWGPGADIVSSRWIADCAAEVERRYRPSLSLVYLPHLDYDLQRLGPDDPRIPAQVAAVDALAAPLIETAEREGTRVVVLSEYGITGVSGPVAINRALRWAGLIAVREEQGGELLDPGASEAFAVADHQLAHVYVRRPEQVAAVRDLLLGLDGVERVLDAEAQRAAGIRHPRAGELVAVARADRWFSYPYWLDDDRAPDFARTVEIHRKPGYDPAELFLDPALPWPKASIAWRLAKKALGFRTLMDVIPLDAGLVKGSHGRPTDRAEAGPLLISSEPGLLPDGPVPAQAVKSLLLAHLFDPTPSPFLSHHSFDEVTVR
- a CDS encoding EboA domain-containing protein encodes the protein MMADPTMLPTASPDAMPAILIARVAEHDRKAAAWLDAALADPPLPGTPDFMRLFAIAGRKLGGTASPGWPPARTARAALLAAAVHAAGAEAPARLATAFRRSDTTERAAILQSLMLLPDPARFADLAADACRSSVQPVFEAIACDNRFPAVHFAEPVFNQMVLKAVFTGAPLARVAGLAERMTNGLRRMAADFRDERRAAGRPVPADLDLLLDLGSRHDEAL